One Cellulomonas soli DNA window includes the following coding sequences:
- a CDS encoding Gfo/Idh/MocA family protein → MARTEDPRTAPSIRWGILGAGNIASSFAQAVNAHTRAQLVAVGSRNRDRSERFATAHGIPTTHIGYRDLVEDPHVDVVYVATPHSEHLEHALLAIKAGKHVLVEKAFTRNAGEAAQVLDAAREAGVFAMEAMWTRFLPHVAALHQVIDAGEIGDIVNISADHGQFFPFNPASRLYDPALAGGALLDLGVYPVSFAHDFLGVPTAVQAAGALTETGVDGQISIALSYPGGAQATLSTTLWAKTPTTASISGTEGWIEVAGSFYGPTSFRVVRRDGRTWTFDQPGEKGLQYEAAEVARRVAAGEHESPLMSWDGTLEVMRTLDEIRAQAGVVYPGE, encoded by the coding sequence ATGGCACGCACCGAGGACCCCCGCACCGCACCGTCGATCCGCTGGGGCATCCTCGGCGCCGGCAACATCGCGTCGAGCTTCGCCCAGGCGGTCAACGCGCACACCCGCGCCCAGCTCGTGGCCGTCGGCTCGCGCAACCGCGACCGGTCCGAGCGGTTCGCCACCGCGCACGGCATCCCGACCACCCACATCGGCTACCGCGACCTCGTCGAGGACCCGCACGTCGACGTCGTGTACGTCGCGACGCCGCACTCCGAGCACCTCGAGCACGCCCTGCTGGCCATCAAGGCGGGCAAGCACGTGCTCGTCGAGAAGGCCTTCACGCGCAACGCCGGCGAGGCCGCGCAGGTGCTCGACGCCGCACGCGAGGCCGGGGTCTTCGCGATGGAGGCGATGTGGACGCGGTTCCTGCCGCACGTCGCCGCGCTGCACCAGGTCATCGACGCCGGCGAGATCGGCGACATCGTCAACATCTCCGCCGACCACGGCCAGTTCTTCCCGTTCAACCCGGCCAGCCGCCTGTACGACCCCGCGCTGGCCGGCGGCGCGCTGCTCGACCTGGGCGTGTACCCGGTGTCGTTCGCGCACGACTTCCTCGGGGTGCCCACGGCCGTGCAGGCCGCCGGTGCGCTGACCGAGACCGGGGTCGACGGGCAGATCTCCATCGCCCTGAGCTACCCGGGCGGGGCGCAGGCCACGCTGTCGACGACCCTGTGGGCCAAGACGCCGACGACCGCGTCGATCTCGGGCACCGAGGGGTGGATCGAGGTCGCGGGCAGCTTCTACGGGCCCACCTCCTTCCGGGTGGTGCGTCGTGACGGGCGCACGTGGACGTTCGACCAGCCGGGGGAGAAGGGTCTGCAGTACGAGGCCGCCGAGGTGGCCCGTCGGGTCGCCGCGGGCGAGCACGAGAGCCCGTTGATGTCCTGGGACGGCACGCTCGAGGTCATGCGCACGCTCGACGAGATCCGTGCGCAGGCCGGCGTGGTGTACCCGGGGGAGTGA
- the tmk gene encoding dTMP kinase encodes MSVPHPLHAGPGLFVSLEGGDGAGKSTQSRLLGEWLRSLGHEVVLTREPGGTALGQMLRDAVLHGDHVDARTEALLYATDRAHHVASLVRPALERGAVVVTDRYLDSSVAYQGTGRDLGADEVEQLSLWAVRGLLPAVTVLLDLDPVLGRARLTGDPDRLERAGDEFHRRTREAFLGRAAADPARWLVLDATRPVDELAAAIRERVTAALAVAATLPAVGAGGADADGGTTGLPAPVA; translated from the coding sequence GTGAGCGTGCCGCACCCGCTCCACGCCGGGCCCGGCCTGTTCGTCTCGCTCGAGGGCGGTGACGGTGCCGGCAAGTCCACCCAGTCGCGCCTGCTCGGCGAGTGGCTGCGGTCCCTCGGTCACGAGGTCGTGCTGACCCGCGAACCCGGCGGGACGGCGCTCGGTCAGATGCTGCGGGACGCCGTGCTGCACGGGGACCACGTCGACGCGCGCACCGAGGCGCTGCTCTACGCGACCGACCGCGCGCACCACGTGGCCTCGCTCGTGCGACCCGCGCTCGAGCGGGGAGCCGTCGTCGTCACCGACCGGTACCTGGACTCCTCCGTCGCCTACCAGGGCACGGGGCGCGACCTCGGGGCCGACGAGGTCGAGCAGCTGTCGCTGTGGGCGGTGCGTGGGCTGCTGCCTGCGGTGACCGTGCTGCTGGACCTCGACCCGGTGCTCGGCCGTGCCCGGCTCACCGGCGACCCCGACCGGCTCGAGCGCGCAGGGGACGAGTTCCACCGGCGGACCCGGGAGGCGTTCCTCGGTCGCGCTGCCGCCGATCCGGCGCGGTGGCTCGTGCTCGACGCGACGAGGCCGGTCGACGAGCTGGCGGCGGCGATCCGCGAGCGGGTGACGGCTGCGCTCGCGGTCGCGGCGACGCTGCCGGCGGTAGGTGCGGGCGGCGCGGACGCCGACGGTGGCACGACGGGTCTGCCGGCACCGGTCGCCTGA
- a CDS encoding HAMP domain-containing sensor histidine kinase, which translates to MNPVPAAGGPPPPGHVGRLSLTARITLACVGVALVAAVLSGLAVGRYVAAVDRAEQPTATESLGTDEATTDDAGGTTGGTAGGTLREELRAARDDATLRPAVRVARSVLLSVVVGVLVGTAAGAATARLLTRPMRRTAEAARAMGAGRRDLRVPVEGPPEIADVATSLNELADALARSEDRQRRFLLSVSHELRTPLTAVRGYAESIADGVVTGDDARDAGAVVLAESARLEHLVRDLLDLARLGADDFRLDVVPVDLTRLLDEAAQVWRQRAGARGMRLLVERPDGPLVVRTDGARVRQVLDGLAENAVRVSPADAPLVLSLRTGGTGDPDGTRAVLQVRDGGPGLSGSDYAVAFEPGVLGLRYRDDRPVGVGIGLSLVHGLVQRLGGDIRAGAAPEGGACFTVHLPDAP; encoded by the coding sequence GTGAACCCCGTGCCGGCGGCCGGCGGACCTCCCCCGCCCGGGCACGTGGGTCGGCTCTCGCTCACCGCCCGGATCACGCTCGCCTGCGTCGGGGTGGCCCTGGTCGCCGCGGTCCTGTCGGGACTCGCGGTCGGCCGGTACGTCGCGGCCGTCGACCGCGCCGAGCAGCCGACCGCCACGGAGAGCCTCGGCACGGACGAGGCGACGACGGACGACGCCGGCGGCACCACGGGCGGTACGGCAGGCGGCACCCTGCGCGAGGAGCTACGGGCGGCCCGCGACGACGCCACCCTGCGCCCCGCGGTCCGCGTCGCCCGCTCCGTGCTGCTGTCCGTGGTCGTCGGGGTCCTCGTCGGCACCGCCGCGGGCGCCGCGACGGCTCGCCTGCTCACCCGCCCGATGCGGCGCACCGCCGAGGCCGCCCGGGCGATGGGGGCGGGTCGCCGCGACCTGCGCGTCCCGGTCGAGGGTCCCCCCGAGATCGCCGACGTCGCCACCAGCCTCAACGAGCTCGCGGACGCGCTGGCCCGCAGCGAGGACCGTCAGCGGCGGTTCCTGCTGTCGGTCTCGCACGAGCTGCGCACCCCCCTGACGGCCGTGCGCGGGTACGCCGAGTCGATCGCCGACGGTGTCGTCACCGGCGACGACGCCCGGGACGCGGGTGCCGTCGTGCTCGCCGAGTCGGCCCGGCTCGAGCACCTGGTCCGTGACCTGCTCGACCTTGCTCGGCTCGGCGCCGACGACTTCCGCCTGGACGTCGTCCCCGTCGACCTGACCCGTCTGCTGGACGAGGCCGCGCAGGTCTGGCGGCAGCGTGCGGGCGCGCGCGGGATGCGGTTGCTGGTCGAGCGGCCCGATGGCCCGCTCGTCGTGCGCACCGACGGCGCCCGCGTGCGCCAGGTGCTCGACGGGCTCGCCGAGAACGCGGTGCGGGTCTCCCCCGCCGACGCCCCGCTCGTCCTGTCGTTGCGCACGGGCGGCACGGGCGACCCGGACGGCACCCGGGCGGTGCTCCAGGTGCGCGACGGCGGCCCCGGCCTGTCCGGCTCCGACTACGCGGTGGCGTTCGAACCGGGCGTCCTGGGGCTGCGCTACCGCGACGACCGACCCGTCGGGGTCGGCATCGGGCTCTCGCTCGTGCACGGCCTCGTGCAGCGGCTCGGCGGGGACATCCGTGCCGGTGCCGCACCCGAGGGTGGCGCGTGCTTCACGGTGCACCTGCCCGACGCGCCCTGA
- a CDS encoding response regulator transcription factor codes for MAAGAGLVVVAEDDPAVADLVRMYLSRDGFGVQTYGDGSTALQAVRTHRPVAVVLDIGLPGMDGIEVCRRLRAEGDRTPILFVTARDDEVDRVLGLELGADDYVTKPFSPRELVARVRAVLRRSQPAPTQDRREVGEVVVDVVRRRVLAAGVEVHLTATEFDLLAHLVGAPGRVWQREELLSAVWGYSAQAGTRTVDVHVAQLRAKLGPASPIRTVRGVGYAADEVPA; via the coding sequence GTGGCCGCAGGTGCCGGGCTGGTCGTCGTGGCCGAGGACGACCCCGCTGTCGCCGACCTCGTGCGGATGTACCTGAGCCGTGACGGGTTCGGCGTGCAGACCTACGGCGACGGCAGCACCGCCCTGCAGGCCGTGCGCACGCACCGCCCGGTCGCCGTCGTGCTCGACATCGGCCTGCCCGGCATGGACGGCATCGAGGTGTGCCGACGGCTGCGGGCCGAGGGCGACCGCACCCCGATCCTGTTCGTCACCGCCCGCGACGACGAGGTCGACCGCGTGCTGGGCCTCGAGCTCGGCGCGGACGACTACGTGACCAAGCCGTTCAGCCCGCGCGAGCTGGTCGCCCGGGTCCGGGCGGTGCTGCGCCGCTCTCAGCCCGCGCCCACGCAGGACCGCCGCGAGGTGGGCGAGGTCGTGGTCGACGTCGTGCGTCGCCGGGTGCTGGCCGCCGGGGTCGAGGTGCACCTGACGGCGACCGAGTTCGACCTGCTCGCCCACCTGGTCGGCGCGCCCGGGCGCGTGTGGCAGCGCGAGGAGCTGCTGTCGGCTGTGTGGGGCTACTCCGCGCAGGCCGGCACCCGCACGGTCGACGTGCACGTCGCCCAGCTGCGCGCCAAGCTCGGCCCCGCCAGCCCGATCCGCACGGTGCGGGGTGTCGGCTACGCCGCCGACGAGGTGCCCGCGTGA
- a CDS encoding DNA polymerase III subunit delta', with protein sequence MTVWDEVVGQEPAVALLRGAVEDPARMTHAWLVTGPPGSGRSNAARAFAAALQCTDQGCGFCHDCVTTLAGTHPDVTVVATEGVFIRADTARPLVELAQRSPSHGRARVIVVEDADRLNETSGNVLLKAIEEPAPRTVWVLCAPSPQDVLVTLRSRSRHVSLRVPPVDAVAALLVARDGVDPATAHVAARAAQSHVGIARRLARDPEARARRSAVLAVAPRIRGVGDAVLAAGELVETAQAEAKASTEQRDAEEKAALLRTMGAEGAATLPPALRAQVRQLEEDQKRRATRAQRDVLDRAMVDLLSLYRDVLVVQLGAGVELVNVDEDASVRQLAASTTAEQTLRRMDAVGQARTRLAGNVAPLLAVEAMAIALRPQG encoded by the coding sequence ATGACCGTCTGGGACGAGGTCGTCGGTCAGGAGCCGGCGGTCGCGCTGCTGCGCGGGGCCGTCGAGGACCCCGCCCGCATGACGCACGCCTGGCTGGTCACCGGACCGCCCGGGTCAGGCCGCTCCAACGCGGCCCGCGCGTTCGCCGCCGCCCTGCAGTGCACGGACCAGGGCTGCGGGTTCTGCCACGACTGCGTGACCACGCTGGCGGGCACCCACCCGGACGTGACCGTGGTGGCGACCGAGGGCGTCTTCATCCGGGCCGACACCGCCCGTCCGCTCGTCGAGCTCGCGCAGCGATCCCCGTCGCACGGGCGTGCGCGGGTCATCGTCGTCGAGGACGCCGACCGGCTCAACGAGACCAGCGGGAACGTGCTGCTGAAGGCCATCGAGGAGCCTGCGCCCCGCACCGTGTGGGTGCTGTGCGCGCCGAGCCCGCAGGACGTGCTGGTCACGCTGCGTTCCCGCAGCCGGCACGTGTCCCTGCGCGTGCCGCCCGTCGACGCGGTCGCGGCGCTGCTCGTCGCCCGCGACGGCGTCGACCCGGCGACCGCGCACGTGGCCGCGCGCGCCGCGCAGAGCCATGTCGGCATCGCCCGGCGGCTCGCCCGCGACCCCGAGGCTCGCGCACGGCGGTCGGCCGTCCTGGCCGTCGCCCCGCGGATCCGCGGGGTGGGTGACGCCGTGCTGGCCGCCGGTGAGCTCGTCGAGACCGCGCAGGCCGAGGCGAAGGCCTCGACCGAGCAGCGCGACGCCGAGGAGAAGGCTGCGCTGCTGCGCACGATGGGTGCCGAGGGCGCGGCGACCCTGCCTCCTGCGCTGCGCGCCCAGGTGCGTCAGCTCGAGGAGGACCAGAAGCGCCGGGCGACCCGCGCGCAGCGCGACGTGCTCGACCGGGCCATGGTCGACCTGCTCTCCCTGTACCGGGACGTGCTGGTCGTGCAGCTGGGTGCCGGGGTCGAGCTGGTCAACGTGGACGAGGACGCGAGCGTGCGTCAGCTCGCGGCGTCGACCACTGCCGAGCAGACCCTGCGGCGCATGGACGCGGTGGGTCAGGCCCGCACCCGGCTCGCCGGCAACGTCGCGCCGCTGCTCGCCGTCGAGGCGATGGCGATCGCGCTGCGTCCGCAGGGCTGA
- a CDS encoding alpha/beta hydrolase, producing MPAASRSLVVRVGRVVAAVVVGALVLAGCSPAKHQAAAPTAPATTDVPADLQRFYTQELEWVACGELQCATAIAPLDWADPTGDTITLALSRQPALGGEAIGSLLLNPGGPGASGIDFLESAVAMVSESVQQQYDLVAFDPRGIAGSTPVACVDAPELDAILAADLDTSDAGLQEAEDRYGAFGAACLERTGALLEHVDTVSVARDLDMMRSALGDSALTYLGYSYGTEIGATYAALFPEQVGRLVLDGALDPTLSSTELAVGQAGGFESALRAYVTDCQAGADCPLTGDVEDGLAQIRALLDRAAVSPLPTTSDRALTSSLAFYGIALPLYSQDNWPYLTQALTTALQDDDGSLLLYLADVYSDRDVDGTYSSNSSEAFWAVGCADERASADIADMRAEAAQIDEVAPTVGSFFAYGGIVCAQWPTPVSEPLESYAAEGAAPILVIGTTNDPATPYAWAQSLADTLSSGTLLTFEGEGHTAYGSSNDCIAGAVDTYLLTGEVPDEGTRC from the coding sequence ATGCCTGCTGCGTCCCGGTCCTTGGTCGTGCGTGTCGGACGGGTGGTCGCGGCCGTCGTCGTCGGCGCCCTCGTGCTGGCCGGCTGCTCGCCCGCCAAGCACCAGGCGGCGGCACCGACCGCGCCCGCGACCACGGACGTCCCCGCGGACCTGCAGCGCTTCTACACCCAGGAGCTCGAGTGGGTCGCGTGCGGCGAGCTGCAGTGCGCCACCGCGATCGCCCCGCTCGACTGGGCCGACCCGACGGGCGACACGATCACGCTCGCGCTCTCGCGGCAGCCCGCGCTCGGCGGCGAGGCCATCGGCTCGCTGCTGCTGAACCCGGGCGGTCCCGGTGCCTCGGGCATCGACTTCCTCGAGTCGGCCGTCGCGATGGTCAGCGAGTCCGTGCAGCAGCAGTACGACCTGGTGGCGTTCGACCCGCGTGGCATCGCGGGCTCCACCCCGGTGGCCTGCGTCGACGCACCCGAGCTGGACGCGATCCTCGCGGCGGACCTCGACACGAGCGACGCCGGCCTGCAGGAGGCCGAGGACCGGTACGGCGCGTTCGGCGCCGCGTGCCTCGAGCGCACCGGGGCGCTGCTGGAGCACGTCGACACGGTCAGCGTCGCGCGCGACCTCGACATGATGCGCTCCGCCCTCGGCGACTCCGCGCTGACCTACCTCGGCTACTCCTACGGCACCGAGATCGGCGCGACGTACGCGGCGCTGTTCCCCGAGCAGGTCGGCCGCCTGGTGCTCGACGGCGCCCTCGACCCGACGCTCAGCTCGACCGAGCTGGCCGTGGGTCAGGCCGGTGGGTTCGAGAGCGCGCTGCGCGCCTACGTCACCGACTGCCAGGCCGGCGCCGACTGCCCGCTGACCGGTGACGTCGAGGACGGGCTCGCGCAGATCCGTGCGCTGCTCGACCGGGCCGCCGTCAGCCCGCTGCCGACCACGTCCGACCGGGCCCTGACCTCCTCGCTCGCGTTCTACGGCATCGCGCTGCCGCTCTACTCCCAGGACAACTGGCCCTACCTGACCCAGGCGCTGACGACCGCGCTGCAGGACGACGACGGCTCGCTCCTGCTCTACCTCGCGGACGTGTACTCCGACCGCGACGTGGACGGCACTTACTCCTCGAACTCCTCGGAGGCGTTCTGGGCCGTCGGGTGCGCCGACGAGCGCGCGTCCGCCGACATCGCCGACATGCGGGCGGAGGCCGCGCAGATCGACGAGGTCGCCCCGACGGTCGGCTCGTTCTTCGCCTACGGCGGCATCGTGTGCGCCCAGTGGCCCACGCCCGTCTCGGAGCCGCTCGAGTCGTACGCCGCCGAGGGTGCCGCGCCGATCCTCGTGATCGGCACGACCAACGACCCCGCGACGCCCTACGCGTGGGCGCAGTCGCTGGCCGACACGCTCTCCTCGGGCACGCTGCTGACGTTCGAGGGCGAGGGGCACACCGCCTACGGCTCGTCGAACGACTGCATCGCGGGTGCGGTCGACACCTACCTGCTCACCGGCGAGGTGCCGGACGAGGGCACGCGCTGCTGA
- a CDS encoding DUF2510 domain-containing protein, which yields MSSTGEGRTPAGWYTDPQDAEGYRWWDGTAWTTHTRAPQPPATPATSVPSAPFAPVVPIAPAAAVVPAAATYGGAPIDPAAAAYAATPAYSTQPAYGQTSGQPAYGPGGSTYGQPTFGQQTYGNAAPAPATGGYGQPNAYGGATPGFPAAGGYAPGTGYPGAGGYSAQAAYPPAYPGYGASPYGAAQLPLAKDVKLLPWLGVIGLFIGLVGVVCLVQSIKLRSRIAATGEPGEGRAVAGLVLGIIGSVGLVLNVLLRFTDLLS from the coding sequence ATGAGCAGCACGGGTGAGGGCCGCACACCGGCCGGGTGGTACACCGACCCACAGGACGCCGAGGGCTACCGCTGGTGGGACGGCACCGCGTGGACGACGCACACGCGCGCACCGCAGCCGCCGGCGACACCCGCGACCTCGGTGCCGAGCGCGCCGTTCGCGCCCGTGGTGCCGATCGCGCCCGCTGCGGCCGTGGTGCCCGCGGCTGCGACCTACGGTGGCGCGCCCATCGACCCCGCGGCCGCGGCTTACGCGGCCACCCCGGCGTACAGCACCCAGCCCGCCTACGGGCAGACGTCCGGCCAACCCGCCTACGGCCCAGGCGGGTCGACCTACGGTCAGCCCACCTTCGGGCAGCAGACGTACGGCAACGCGGCGCCCGCGCCGGCCACGGGCGGATACGGTCAGCCGAACGCCTACGGGGGCGCGACCCCCGGCTTCCCCGCAGCGGGTGGCTACGCCCCCGGTACGGGCTACCCGGGCGCCGGTGGCTACTCGGCGCAGGCCGCGTACCCGCCGGCGTACCCCGGCTACGGTGCCTCGCCGTACGGTGCCGCGCAGCTGCCGTTGGCCAAGGACGTCAAGCTGCTGCCGTGGCTCGGCGTCATCGGGCTCTTCATCGGCCTCGTCGGCGTCGTCTGCCTCGTCCAGTCCATCAAGCTGCGCAGCCGCATCGCGGCCACGGGCGAGCCGGGCGAGGGTCGCGCGGTCGCCGGGCTCGTCCTGGGCATCATCGGCTCGGTCGGCCTGGTGCTCAACGTGCTGCTGCGGTTCACCGACCTGCTGTCCTGA
- a CDS encoding DUF2510 domain-containing protein, translated as MTKALPGWYADARRGTGERWFDGDRWTEVRRDSPAPPTGIALRRGLIVLAATFSLGIVAAGALATVLA; from the coding sequence ATGACCAAGGCACTGCCAGGGTGGTACGCCGACGCCCGACGAGGGACCGGCGAACGCTGGTTCGACGGCGACCGCTGGACGGAGGTCCGCCGCGACAGCCCGGCGCCACCGACCGGGATCGCGCTGCGCCGCGGGCTCATCGTGCTGGCCGCCACCTTCTCGCTGGGCATCGTCGCCGCAGGGGCACTGGCCACCGTCCTGGCCTGA
- a CDS encoding GNAT family N-acetyltransferase — MPFDPLPARLETDRLVMTPEAADDAVWLARLFTARGAGVVSTAEAEDRIVAMQRVVAEHGIGARVLRAKPGREPLGYCAIIVGRGSLAEPELAYELLPEARGMGYATEGSRALLDAVFRTGRSRIWSTVRAWNGPSLRVLDSLGFVRDRVTQDAQGELVWLVATAAARGPV, encoded by the coding sequence ATGCCGTTCGACCCGCTCCCTGCGCGACTCGAGACCGATCGCCTGGTCATGACGCCGGAGGCGGCGGACGACGCGGTGTGGCTGGCGCGACTGTTCACCGCGCGCGGGGCGGGGGTCGTCTCGACGGCGGAGGCGGAGGACCGGATCGTCGCGATGCAGCGGGTCGTCGCCGAGCACGGCATCGGCGCGCGGGTGCTGCGCGCCAAGCCGGGCCGCGAGCCGCTCGGATACTGCGCGATCATCGTGGGGCGGGGGTCGCTCGCGGAGCCTGAGCTCGCTTACGAGCTGCTGCCCGAGGCGCGGGGCATGGGGTACGCCACGGAGGGTTCGCGGGCGCTGCTCGACGCGGTCTTCCGCACCGGTCGGTCGCGCATCTGGTCGACGGTGCGTGCATGGAACGGGCCGTCGCTGCGGGTGCTCGACAGCCTGGGGTTCGTCCGTGACCGTGTCACGCAGGACGCGCAGGGCGAGCTCGTCTGGCTGGTGGCGACGGCCGCGGCCCGCGGCCCGGTCTGA
- a CDS encoding SIS domain-containing protein gives MTAPTARTGAHVLAEIASQPDCWESAAALAPDQRGLPEPGERVAVVGCGTSWFMAMAYAALREAAGHGETDAFTASEMPRTRRYDRLVAITRSGTTTEICDLLTALPTPSVVLTTGTELPAARLADAAVDLGFADERSVVQTRFATTSLALLRAHLGEDLTAAVADARTALRRTVTGLRDLQQVTFLGQGWTVGLAQEAALKARESAQLWVEAYPATDYRHGPLAIAEPGRAVWSLGPLPDGLGPQVTATGARVLGSDLDPLAELVVAQRFAVDRALAAGLDPDHPRNLTRAVLLP, from the coding sequence ATGACCGCGCCCACGGCGCGCACCGGCGCGCACGTCCTCGCCGAGATCGCCTCGCAGCCCGACTGCTGGGAGAGTGCCGCCGCCCTGGCGCCCGATCAGCGCGGCCTGCCGGAACCCGGCGAGCGCGTCGCCGTCGTCGGCTGCGGCACCAGCTGGTTCATGGCCATGGCCTACGCGGCCCTGCGTGAGGCCGCCGGCCACGGCGAGACCGACGCGTTCACCGCCTCGGAGATGCCGCGCACCCGCCGCTACGACCGCCTCGTCGCGATCACCCGCTCGGGCACGACGACCGAGATCTGCGACCTGCTGACCGCGCTGCCCACCCCGTCTGTCGTGCTCACCACCGGCACCGAGCTGCCCGCGGCCCGGCTCGCCGACGCGGCCGTCGACCTCGGGTTCGCCGACGAACGCTCCGTCGTGCAGACCCGCTTCGCCACGACCTCGCTCGCCCTGCTGCGCGCTCACCTCGGCGAGGACCTGACGGCGGCCGTCGCCGACGCCCGCACCGCGCTGCGCCGCACCGTCACCGGGCTGCGCGACCTCCAGCAGGTCACGTTCCTCGGCCAGGGCTGGACCGTCGGCCTCGCCCAGGAGGCCGCCCTCAAGGCCCGCGAGTCCGCCCAGCTGTGGGTCGAGGCCTACCCCGCGACCGACTACCGCCACGGACCCCTCGCGATCGCCGAGCCAGGCCGCGCGGTGTGGTCGCTCGGGCCCCTGCCCGACGGCCTCGGACCGCAGGTCACCGCGACCGGCGCGCGCGTGCTGGGCAGCGACCTCGACCCGCTCGCCGAGCTCGTCGTCGCCCAGCGCTTCGCCGTCGACCGCGCCCTGGCCGCCGGCCTCGACCCGGACCACCCCCGCAACCTCACCCGCGCGGTGCTGCTGCCCTGA
- a CDS encoding glucosamine-6-phosphate deaminase — translation MRIHVLPDRAGIGTVGAALVAAAVRDTPDLLLGVATGSSPEPVYAALAARVAGGLDLGGLSAVALDEYVGLPVDHPESYRSVVRRTVVRPLRLDPARVAVPDGTAADPSAAADAYDAAIVARGGVDLQILGLGHNGHVAFNEPGSSFASRTRVVALTARTRAANARFFGGDVDAVPTHAVTQGIGTVLQARRLLLVVTGRDKAPVVAAALTGPVDEICPGSALQTHPDVTVLLDEAAATYLDASLLDDPDRTCATAGAR, via the coding sequence TTGAGGATCCACGTCCTGCCCGACCGTGCCGGCATCGGCACGGTCGGTGCCGCCCTGGTCGCCGCCGCCGTGCGCGACACCCCGGACCTGCTGCTCGGCGTGGCCACCGGCTCGTCCCCCGAACCGGTCTACGCGGCCCTGGCGGCACGGGTGGCCGGCGGCCTCGACCTCGGCGGCCTCTCGGCGGTCGCGCTCGACGAGTACGTCGGCCTGCCCGTCGACCACCCGGAGAGCTACCGCTCCGTCGTCCGGCGCACCGTGGTCCGACCGCTGCGCCTGGACCCGGCACGCGTCGCCGTCCCCGACGGCACCGCGGCCGACCCGTCCGCAGCCGCCGACGCCTACGACGCGGCGATCGTCGCGCGCGGCGGTGTCGACCTGCAGATCCTCGGGCTGGGCCACAACGGGCACGTCGCGTTCAACGAGCCCGGCTCGTCGTTCGCCTCGCGCACCCGGGTCGTCGCGCTCACCGCGCGCACCCGCGCCGCCAACGCCCGGTTCTTCGGCGGCGACGTCGACGCGGTGCCCACGCACGCCGTCACGCAGGGCATCGGCACGGTGCTGCAGGCCCGACGCCTGCTGCTCGTGGTCACCGGTCGCGACAAGGCGCCCGTCGTCGCGGCCGCCCTCACCGGACCGGTCGACGAGATCTGCCCCGGCTCGGCCCTGCAGACCCACCCCGACGTCACCGTCCTGCTCGACGAGGCCGCCGCGACCTACCTGGACGCGAGCCTGCTCGACGACCCGGACCGCACGTGCGCCACCGCGGGCGCCCGATGA